One genomic region from Mesorhizobium terrae encodes:
- a CDS encoding tripartite tricarboxylate transporter permease, which translates to MTTFELLAHGLVIALQPANLLYALIGVTLGTAVGVLPGIGPALTVALLLPVTYKLDPAGSLIMFAGIYYGGMYGGSTTSILLNTPGESASIVTALEGNKMARAGRGGPALATAAIGSFVAGLIATIGLAFIAPTVVKLALSFGPAEYFALMVLAFMTVSAAFGESTLRGLTSLFLGLMLGLIGIDLQTGQARLAFGIPDLLDGIEVTTLAVALFAIGEALSVAASKGGDSTIQAIKGSVWMTREDWRRSWKPWLRGTAIGFPIGAMPAGGAEIGTFLSYSVEKQMAEKPEEFGNGAIEGVAGPEAANNASAAGTLVPLLTLGLPTTATAAIMLAGFQQFGLQPGPLLFTSNPQLVWGLIASLLVANLMLLVLNLPLIGLWVKLLTIPTPWLYAGILMFATLGTIGANPSTFELGMLLAFGLLGYGLRRFHYPIAPVVVGLILGPLAEQQLRRAVAISQGDPSVLFHSWIAVVLWLLAASAVLVPLYLRWRGRGQMLTQLAGNED; encoded by the coding sequence ATGACTACGTTCGAACTGCTGGCGCATGGGCTTGTGATCGCCCTGCAGCCAGCCAATCTGCTCTATGCGCTGATCGGCGTCACACTCGGCACCGCCGTCGGCGTATTGCCCGGCATCGGCCCGGCGCTCACCGTCGCGCTGCTGTTGCCGGTTACCTACAAGCTCGATCCGGCCGGATCGCTCATCATGTTCGCCGGCATTTATTATGGCGGCATGTATGGCGGCTCGACCACGTCGATCCTGCTCAACACGCCGGGCGAGAGCGCGTCGATCGTCACGGCGCTGGAAGGCAACAAGATGGCGCGGGCCGGGCGCGGCGGACCGGCACTTGCCACCGCGGCAATCGGCTCTTTCGTCGCCGGCCTCATCGCCACCATCGGCCTCGCCTTCATCGCGCCGACCGTCGTCAAGCTGGCGCTGTCTTTCGGTCCGGCCGAATATTTCGCGCTGATGGTGCTGGCCTTCATGACCGTTTCGGCGGCCTTCGGCGAATCGACCCTGCGCGGGCTGACCTCGCTGTTCCTCGGCCTGATGCTCGGCCTGATCGGCATCGACCTGCAGACCGGCCAGGCCCGGCTTGCCTTCGGCATTCCCGATCTGCTCGACGGCATCGAGGTGACGACGTTGGCCGTCGCCCTGTTTGCCATCGGCGAGGCGCTTTCGGTCGCCGCTTCAAAGGGCGGCGATTCGACCATCCAGGCGATCAAGGGCTCGGTGTGGATGACGCGCGAGGACTGGCGCCGTTCATGGAAGCCGTGGCTGCGGGGCACTGCCATCGGTTTTCCGATCGGCGCCATGCCGGCCGGTGGCGCCGAAATCGGCACTTTCCTGTCCTATTCCGTGGAAAAGCAGATGGCGGAAAAGCCGGAGGAATTCGGCAATGGCGCCATCGAAGGCGTCGCCGGACCTGAGGCCGCCAACAATGCCTCGGCGGCCGGCACGCTGGTGCCCTTGCTGACGCTCGGCCTGCCTACGACGGCGACCGCCGCCATCATGCTGGCCGGTTTCCAGCAGTTCGGTCTGCAGCCGGGCCCGTTGCTGTTCACCAGCAATCCGCAACTCGTCTGGGGCCTGATCGCCAGCCTGCTGGTGGCCAATCTGATGCTTCTGGTGCTGAACCTGCCGCTGATCGGCCTATGGGTGAAGCTGTTGACCATCCCGACGCCCTGGCTCTACGCCGGCATCCTGATGTTCGCGACGCTTGGCACCATCGGCGCCAATCCGTCGACCTTCGAACTCGGCATGCTCCTGGCGTTCGGCCTGCTCGGCTATGGCCTGCGGCGTTTCCACTATCCGATCGCGCCAGTGGTGGTGGGCTTGATCCTGGGGCCGCTGGCGGAACAGCAGCTGCGCCGCGCCGTGGCCATCAGCCAGGGTGATCCGTCGGTGCTCTTCCATTCCTGGATCGCGGTGGTTCTGTGGTTGCTTGCCGCTTCGGCCGTCCTGGTGCCGCTCTATCTGCGCTGGCGGGGCAGGGGGCAGATGCTCACCCAGCTCGCCGGCAACGAGGACTGA
- the rimP gene encoding ribosome maturation factor RimP, producing MTLTETDGDDRIVRESGIDARIALIVQPVLRGAGFRLVRVRLSGQHGLTLQVMAEREDGTMTVEDCEEVSRAISPALDVDDPIEKAYHLEVSSPGIDRPLVRKSDFTTWAGHLIKMETSVMITDRKRFKGKIAEADDDGILLERDKAAYGEEPTVRIPYDAIAEAHLVLTDDLIREALSKDNRARKDAKKHRGDNDDAADETEIEK from the coding sequence ATGACCTTGACCGAGACCGACGGCGACGACCGTATCGTCCGCGAAAGCGGCATCGATGCCCGTATCGCGCTGATCGTGCAGCCTGTGCTGCGCGGCGCGGGTTTCCGCCTCGTGCGGGTGCGTCTGTCCGGCCAGCACGGCCTCACCTTGCAGGTGATGGCCGAGCGCGAGGACGGTACGATGACGGTCGAGGACTGCGAGGAAGTCAGCCGCGCGATTTCGCCGGCGCTCGACGTCGACGATCCGATCGAGAAAGCGTATCATCTGGAAGTGTCCTCGCCGGGCATCGATCGCCCGCTTGTGCGCAAGTCGGATTTCACCACCTGGGCCGGCCATCTGATCAAGATGGAGACCTCGGTCATGATCACCGACCGCAAGCGCTTCAAGGGCAAGATCGCCGAAGCCGATGATGATGGCATTCTGCTCGAGCGCGACAAGGCGGCCTATGGCGAGGAGCCGACGGTGCGCATTCCTTACGACGCGATCGCCGAAGCGCATTTGGTGCTGACCGACGACCTCATCCGCGAAGCCCTGTCGAAGGACAACCGGGCGCGCAAGGATGCCAAGAAACATCGCGGCGACAATGACGACGCCGCAGACGAAACTGAAATCGAGAAGTGA